A window of Psychromonas sp. CNPT3 contains these coding sequences:
- a CDS encoding ABC transporter permease, translated as MFAAAFRFLISALVILSIWQAAVLFFALPNFILPSPLAVFERLCFRYDVLLRHAWITFIEIVLGLGLGLSMGMLFALQMLLFKPLKRWLMPILIASQAFPVFAIAPILMLWLGYGIASKVVMAALIIFFPICTCCYDGLRNTPQGYLDLVKTMGASKWQVLRYIQLPASLPTLASGIRVAVVIAPIGAVAGEWVGSSEGLGYLMLQANARMLIDEMFAALFILSALSVGLYFLTDILLRKLIHWQD; from the coding sequence ATGTTTGCCGCTGCCTTTCGTTTTTTGATAAGTGCCTTGGTGATCTTATCGATATGGCAAGCTGCGGTACTCTTTTTTGCCTTACCCAATTTTATTTTACCAAGCCCGTTGGCGGTGTTTGAGCGCTTATGTTTTCGTTATGACGTTTTACTGAGACATGCGTGGATAACGTTTATCGAGATCGTGCTCGGGTTAGGCTTAGGTTTGTCTATGGGGATGTTATTTGCCCTGCAAATGTTGTTATTTAAGCCTTTAAAACGTTGGCTGATGCCAATATTAATTGCCAGTCAGGCGTTTCCTGTTTTTGCTATCGCCCCCATTTTGATGCTTTGGTTGGGGTATGGCATCGCCTCTAAAGTGGTGATGGCCGCCTTAATTATTTTTTTCCCTATCTGCACCTGTTGTTATGACGGACTACGTAATACCCCGCAAGGTTATTTAGATCTGGTAAAAACCATGGGCGCCAGTAAATGGCAAGTATTACGTTATATCCAGTTACCCGCATCACTGCCGACACTTGCATCCGGTATTCGTGTGGCGGTGGTGATAGCACCTATCGGCGCTGTTGCAGGAGAGTGGGTTGGCTCGAGTGAAGGCTTGGGGTATCTCATGTTACAGGCAAATGCGCGCATGCTTATTGATGAAATGTTTGCTGCGCTATTTATTTTATCGGCTTTGTCAGTGGGGCTTTATTTTTTAACAGATATCTTGTTAAGAAAGCTCATTCATTGGCAAGACTGA
- a CDS encoding ABC transporter substrate-binding protein — translation MNNKMKLCVLALVLSVFSLNSYAQKMTLMLDWFVNPNHGPIIIAQQHGYFKAQGLSVDIQEPADPSMPPKLVAANKVDMAVSYQPSLIIDVAAGLPLIRSATLIATPLNTLIVLDDNKINTLADLKGKKIGVSISGSEDASIKAMLEGQGLKFSDVQLINVGWALSSSLASGKVDAIWGGYRNFEMNQLTLEGFANKGFYPEENGVPIFDELVFIANSKTYDKQKIRAFNKALEQATTYILNHPDAAWKEFVSYAPDTLNNELNKRAWKATLSRFALRPSAIDLGRYDNYAAFMYANKIIKVLPKAKDYMPDFQ, via the coding sequence ATGAACAATAAAATGAAACTCTGCGTATTGGCTTTAGTGCTGAGTGTGTTTTCACTTAATAGCTACGCACAAAAAATGACATTAATGCTGGACTGGTTCGTTAATCCAAATCACGGCCCCATTATTATTGCGCAACAACATGGCTATTTTAAAGCGCAGGGCTTAAGCGTGGATATTCAAGAGCCTGCGGATCCGTCAATGCCCCCTAAATTAGTGGCCGCTAATAAAGTGGATATGGCGGTGTCTTATCAGCCGAGTTTAATTATTGATGTTGCTGCAGGCTTACCCTTGATCCGCAGTGCGACACTAATTGCCACACCATTAAATACACTAATAGTACTTGATGATAATAAAATCAATACGTTAGCGGATTTAAAAGGTAAAAAAATTGGTGTGTCAATCAGTGGTTCTGAAGATGCAAGCATTAAAGCAATGCTCGAGGGCCAAGGTTTAAAGTTTAGCGATGTACAACTTATTAATGTGGGTTGGGCGTTATCATCATCACTCGCATCAGGAAAAGTCGATGCAATTTGGGGTGGATACCGTAACTTTGAGATGAATCAATTAACGCTTGAAGGTTTTGCGAATAAAGGTTTTTATCCAGAAGAAAATGGCGTGCCTATTTTTGATGAGCTTGTATTTATTGCTAATTCAAAAACCTATGACAAACAAAAAATTCGTGCGTTTAATAAGGCGTTAGAGCAGGCGACAACTTATATTCTTAACCATCCAGATGCAGCATGGAAAGAATTTGTTTCTTATGCGCCGGACACTTTAAATAATGAATTAAATAAACGCGCATGGAAGGCAACGTTAAGCCGCTTTGCACTGCGTCCGAGTGCGATTGATTTAGGGCGTTATGATAATTATGCTGCCTTTATGTATGCTAACAAAATCATTAAAGTGCTACCAAAAGCCAAAGATTATATGCCTGATTTTCAATAA
- a CDS encoding TenA family protein — MRYQDLIKACEQDWAAYTEHEFVRLLATGELPQPCYLHYLKQDFLFLKQYARAYALAIYKARTLAEMRQFLPSVQALLQEEISHHVRYCNDWGLTELDLEAQTEEVGTVAYTRYVLDTGMSGDVVQLYTALAPCFIGYAQIGRALVMDKRTLKEGNPYTSWIDLYSGDDLQQSTLESQQYLDVLLADIDVHSAQGKTLIEVFRNATRMEIAFWEQSLKIRDLNADNQGAV; from the coding sequence ATGCGCTATCAAGATTTAATTAAAGCCTGTGAGCAAGATTGGGCTGCTTATACCGAACATGAATTTGTGCGTTTATTGGCAACGGGGGAGTTGCCTCAGCCATGTTATTTACATTATCTTAAGCAGGACTTCTTATTTCTAAAACAATATGCGCGGGCTTATGCGTTGGCAATCTATAAAGCGCGTACCTTAGCTGAAATGCGTCAATTTTTGCCCAGTGTACAAGCGCTTTTACAAGAAGAAATCTCCCATCATGTGCGTTATTGCAATGATTGGGGACTCACTGAGTTAGATTTAGAAGCGCAAACCGAAGAAGTCGGTACGGTTGCATATACGCGTTATGTTTTAGATACGGGGATGAGCGGTGATGTTGTGCAATTGTATACGGCCTTAGCACCTTGTTTTATTGGCTATGCGCAAATAGGGCGAGCACTGGTAATGGATAAAAGGACATTGAAAGAGGGTAATCCATATACAAGTTGGATAGACTTGTATTCGGGTGATGATCTGCAGCAGTCAACGCTTGAAAGTCAGCAATATTTAGACGTGTTATTAGCCGATATTGATGTGCACAGTGCGCAAGGTAAAACGTTAATTGAAGTGTTTCGAAATGCGACGCGTATGGAAATCGCATTTTGGGAGCAAAGTTTAAAGATACGGGACCTTAATGCGGACAATCAAGGGGCAGTGTAA
- the thiM gene encoding hydroxyethylthiazole kinase — protein sequence MRLKTEKIVQALALLRAKKPLVLNITNYVVMNNTANALLAIGASPIMAHSRAEMIEMVGIAGAVVINIGTIDEDGLKRMLFAVQQANIADKWVVLDPVGCGASVFRTQSARQIVRLANKLIIRANASEIIALAGYPVSSKGVDSVHVSLDARSAALELIASYACQVVISGETDVILDGANETYLRNGAAMMASVTGMGCTLSALTGAFAAIGETTGLAATAILGVAGEIAAMSSKGPGSLQVNLLDELYALDAQKIGEYLKIS from the coding sequence ATGCGTTTAAAAACAGAAAAAATAGTGCAGGCATTAGCGTTGCTGCGCGCGAAAAAACCATTAGTACTTAACATCACCAATTATGTGGTGATGAATAATACCGCTAATGCGTTACTGGCAATCGGCGCATCTCCCATTATGGCGCACTCTCGCGCTGAGATGATTGAGATGGTGGGGATTGCAGGGGCTGTTGTGATCAACATCGGAACAATAGATGAAGACGGGCTAAAGCGTATGTTATTTGCCGTGCAACAAGCGAACATTGCAGATAAATGGGTGGTACTTGATCCTGTCGGCTGTGGTGCGAGTGTTTTTCGCACTCAAAGTGCGAGGCAAATAGTGCGTTTAGCGAATAAACTGATTATTCGCGCTAATGCGTCAGAAATCATTGCCCTTGCGGGTTATCCTGTAAGCAGTAAAGGCGTTGATTCTGTGCATGTGAGTCTTGATGCGAGAAGTGCAGCCCTCGAGCTAATTGCAAGTTATGCGTGCCAAGTGGTGATCTCTGGTGAAACAGACGTGATCTTAGATGGCGCAAATGAAACGTACTTACGTAATGGCGCTGCTATGATGGCATCGGTCACGGGGATGGGGTGCACGTTATCAGCATTAACCGGTGCGTTTGCAGCCATTGGCGAAACAACGGGGCTGGCAGCGACGGCTATTTTAGGTGTCGCAGGTGAAATAGCGGCTATGTCATCTAAAGGGCCGGGTAGTTTACAAGTTAACTTGTTAGATGAATTGTATGCATTAGATGCACAAAAAATAGGTGAGTATTTAAAAATAAGCTAA